AAAATGCACGGCAGCCCATAGGGCTGATCACCCTCCCATACTGTTTATACATGCTCGAGATATATCCCTTGCCCGTCATGGACAGCCAGTCGGGATACATCGTCTTCGCCGAACAGGAAACCCCCGCCTCGAACACCTCCTCGCACGGGCATCCCGGTCCGTGCAGGTTCTTGTCAAACAGGAAAACGATTTTGGGGAAAAGAACCGGTTTTTTATGTCCCTTCTTTCCCTGTCCGCCCATGTGAACTTCCAGCAGAGACAGAGAGATCATTTTTTCGAAATGCTCTGTTCCCAGTCCGATCGTCACGGTCACAAACGGGTAGTCCCCCCTGGAGGAACCGACCGTATTCAGCTTATATTCGATGCCCTGCCATCCCTGGTCACAATCCCTGCGAACCTTATCCATGGCGTATTCCATTGCCTTTTCTTCTCTTCCGGCCCAACCCGCGTCCGCATATTTCAAAAATTCTGCATAATACTTGTCGTAGCTTTTCTGTGCATAGGGTCCCAGAATCTTATCCACTTCCGGAACTGTAAATCCGCCGTACTGCTGTGCTGCAGTGCTCAGGATAATGTCTCCCATCACATCGAATGCCGTGTCGAGAGTCTTCGGTTCGTTGTACCAGACATTTCCCATCTCAAAGCCATCTTTAAGCACCGTTGCCACATCGAACAGACAGCAGTTGATCGTGTCAAGACGGGCAGACTGGTCATGGATATAAATGTAGCCGTCCTTGCATGCCTGCAGCTCATTGCGATTCATAAAAAATTTGCGGTACAGTTCTTTGTTCAGTTCATTGAAAATCAGGCTTCGCTTTGTCGCCACAAGCGCACTGTCCGTGTTGGCGTTGCTCTTATCGCCGATATAGCGGATGGACTGGCTCTTTGTATACACATCATCCATCATATGTATAAAGTCTATCTTGTAGTTCCGATAATCACGGTAGCTCTTTGCCACCGCGGGATTCACTTCCTCCAGCGCCCCTTCCACGATATTGTGCATATCCTGAATGGGCAGTTCTTTCTTCCCGAGTCTCTCCGCCTTCTCCGTCGCATACTTACAGATGAATGCAATCTCTTCATCCGTGAACTGGTACAAGATCCTCCCTGCCGATTTATTGACCGCTCTGACAATCTTGTCCGCATTAAATGGTTCTCTCGTCCCGTCCTTT
The Ruminococcus gauvreauii genome window above contains:
- the nrdD gene encoding anaerobic ribonucleoside-triphosphate reductase, producing the protein MVYIIKKDGTREPFNADKIVRAVNKSAGRILYQFTDEEIAFICKYATEKAERLGKKELPIQDMHNIVEGALEEVNPAVAKSYRDYRNYKIDFIHMMDDVYTKSQSIRYIGDKSNANTDSALVATKRSLIFNELNKELYRKFFMNRNELQACKDGYIYIHDQSARLDTINCCLFDVATVLKDGFEMGNVWYNEPKTLDTAFDVMGDIILSTAAQQYGGFTVPEVDKILGPYAQKSYDKYYAEFLKYADAGWAGREEKAMEYAMDKVRRDCDQGWQGIEYKLNTVGSSRGDYPFVTVTIGLGTEHFEKMISLSLLEVHMGGQGKKGHKKPVLFPKIVFLFDKNLHGPGCPCEEVFEAGVSCSAKTMYPDWLSMTGKGYISSMYKQYGRVISPMGCRAFLSPWYERGGMNPADPDDKPVFVGRFNIGAVSLHLPMILAKSRSENRDFYEVLDFYLEMIRQLHIRTYDYLGEMRASTNPLGYCEGGFYGGHLKPSDKIRPLLKPMTASFGITALNELQELYNGKSIAEDGQFALEVLQYINDKVAKYKLEDGILYAIYGTPAESLCGLQVEQFRKMYGIVRGVSDRPYVSNSFHCHVTEDITPIEKQDLEGRFWELCNGGKIQYVRYPIDYNVEAIKALICRAMDLGYYEGVNLSLAYCDDCGHQELEMDVCPVCGSTNLTKIDRMNGYLSYSRVHGDTRLNDAKMAEIAERKSM